A single genomic interval of Nitrosomonadales bacterium harbors:
- a CDS encoding heme biosynthesis protein HemY, which translates to MKYLLWILALFAAAAALTVASHNPGYVLLVYPPYRIELSFTLFAILSLLAFVTGYVLVRMVSAALQLPAYVRKFRMERARSKARELLDEALGAFFEGRYAAAEKASVRAMELGDTSALHPVIAARSAHELHEYEKRDVYLSAAEGRTAGDATMRLMASAKFMLDQHDPHAALGALHKLRGSGGKSHAGALSLELKAQQQAGNWDEVLGVLEQLEKRAAIDVTTAAQLRQQAWLEKIRRQESLADLNTCLRGMPAELNRCGKIAAATAQALIRRGDCQAAQHLLADSLNAQWDSELVALYGDCRSGDAVAQIEQAEKWLGLHRDDAGLLLALGKLCLHQQLWGKAQNYLDASASIAPGHAVYTALGQLAQHTGKSGESLEYYRRAMELK; encoded by the coding sequence ATGAAATACCTGCTCTGGATCCTGGCTCTGTTCGCGGCAGCGGCGGCGCTGACAGTCGCCTCGCACAATCCGGGGTATGTGCTGCTGGTTTATCCGCCGTACCGCATCGAACTGTCGTTCACGCTGTTCGCCATCCTGTCGCTGCTGGCATTCGTGACCGGCTATGTGCTGGTGCGCATGGTGTCTGCCGCGTTGCAATTGCCCGCCTATGTGCGGAAATTCCGTATGGAGCGCGCGCGGTCCAAGGCGCGCGAGCTGCTCGACGAGGCGCTCGGCGCGTTCTTCGAGGGCCGCTACGCTGCAGCGGAAAAAGCCTCGGTGCGTGCGATGGAGCTGGGCGACACCTCCGCATTGCATCCCGTTATCGCCGCGCGGTCCGCGCACGAACTGCACGAATACGAGAAGCGCGACGTCTACCTGTCCGCTGCCGAGGGCAGGACGGCGGGGGACGCCACCATGCGCCTGATGGCTTCCGCCAAGTTCATGCTCGACCAGCACGACCCGCACGCGGCTCTGGGCGCCTTGCACAAACTGCGCGGCAGCGGGGGCAAGAGTCATGCCGGCGCGTTATCCCTGGAACTCAAGGCGCAACAACAGGCGGGGAACTGGGATGAAGTGCTGGGCGTGCTGGAGCAACTGGAAAAGCGCGCAGCCATCGATGTCACGACGGCTGCGCAATTGCGCCAACAGGCCTGGCTGGAAAAGATCCGCCGCCAGGAAAGCCTGGCGGACCTGAACACCTGCCTGAGAGGCATGCCTGCAGAACTCAATCGGTGCGGCAAGATTGCGGCGGCGACCGCGCAGGCGCTGATCCGCCGTGGCGATTGCCAGGCCGCGCAACACCTGCTTGCCGACAGCCTGAACGCGCAATGGGACAGCGAACTGGTCGCGCTATATGGCGATTGCCGTTCCGGGGATGCCGTGGCGCAGATCGAACAAGCCGAGAAGTGGCTCGGCCTGCACCGGGACGACGCGGGATTGCTGCTGGCGCTCGGCAAGCTTTGTCTGCACCAGCAGTTGTGGGGCAAGGCGCAGAACTATCTGGATGCCAGCGCCAGCATCGCGCCCGGTCATGCGGTCTATACCGCGCTGGGCCAGCTTGCGCAGCACACGGGGAAATCCGGCGAGTCGCTCGAATACTATCGGCGCGCGATGGAATTGAAGTGA
- a CDS encoding uroporphyrinogen-III C-methyltransferase codes for MPDAPEPPVPVRPAQKNSPADIFSRITLTQMTLAALAVIFLWQWLDGHRAIGDMQRQLAQKIAEMDGAGKANQVLLAQSQDEVRELSARLSMMDARYAEAQDQRAALEVLYNDLSVSRDETALAEVEQLLLIAGQQLQLSANVKAALIAMQSADERLQRTDRPVFNRLRKVIGQDMDKLRALPDVDVAALNFQLDDLSAGVDALPLAYQRRATEAAAETHPREDGSAWQKLLREIGREAGQLVRIENTGKSAIPLVAPDQKFFLRENLKLRLLSARLALLSRDQESFRREIKTAQLWTARYFDEKSKPVAQMQKALGKFAQSDIDIELPDISASLQAVRTQRLSRENEAKASR; via the coding sequence ATGCCGGATGCACCGGAACCTCCGGTACCCGTCCGTCCGGCGCAAAAGAACTCGCCGGCGGATATCTTTTCGCGCATCACACTCACGCAGATGACGCTGGCCGCACTGGCCGTGATATTCCTGTGGCAATGGCTGGACGGGCATCGCGCCATCGGCGACATGCAGCGCCAGTTGGCGCAGAAGATCGCGGAGATGGACGGTGCGGGCAAGGCCAATCAGGTGCTGCTGGCGCAGAGCCAGGACGAGGTGCGCGAACTGTCGGCCAGATTGAGCATGATGGACGCGCGTTATGCCGAAGCGCAGGATCAGCGGGCTGCGCTGGAGGTGTTGTATAACGACCTGTCGGTCAGCCGCGACGAGACGGCACTGGCGGAAGTCGAGCAGCTTCTGCTGATCGCCGGCCAGCAACTGCAACTGTCGGCCAACGTCAAAGCCGCGCTGATCGCGATGCAAAGCGCCGATGAGCGTTTGCAGCGCACGGATCGCCCCGTATTCAACCGGCTGCGCAAAGTCATCGGCCAGGACATGGACAAACTCCGCGCGCTGCCCGACGTGGATGTCGCCGCGCTCAATTTCCAGCTCGACGACCTGAGTGCCGGCGTGGACGCGTTGCCGCTGGCCTACCAGCGCCGTGCGACGGAGGCTGCCGCCGAAACACATCCCCGGGAAGACGGATCCGCATGGCAGAAACTGCTGCGCGAGATCGGGCGGGAGGCGGGACAACTGGTGCGCATCGAGAACACCGGCAAGTCTGCCATCCCGCTGGTCGCACCCGACCAGAAATTCTTCCTGCGCGAGAATCTCAAGCTGCGCCTGCTGTCCGCTCGCCTTGCACTGTTGTCGCGCGACCAGGAGAGTTTCCGGCGCGAGATCAAGACCGCGCAGCTATGGACGGCACGCTATTTCGACGAGAAATCGAAACCGGTCGCGCAGATGCAGAAGGCGCTCGGGAAGTTCGCACAGTCCGACATCGACATCGAGTTGCCCGACATCAGCGCCAGCCTGCAGGCCGTGCGTACCCAGCGGCTGTCCCGCGAGAACGAGGCAAAGGCCTCGCGATGA
- a CDS encoding uroporphyrinogen-III synthase, with product MGDLPLAGLRIVVTRPRDQAAQLARSIEQAGGIPVLFPLLEIGPASDPQTLQEQIARLAQFDLAIFISPNAVHYGMEAILATLARAVAPSSPSSGGGVGGEGGLLALPPALKIAAVGQGSAKALRELGIARVIAPVERFDSEGLLAVPELQDVAGWRVMVFRGDGGRELLGDTLRARGATVEYAACYRRSKSQQDATVLRDSAPDAISVTSSEALEHLWKMLDGTAREGLRDVPLFVPHPRIAGLAQRQGWRQVRLTGPGDDGLLSALADWSEEQG from the coding sequence ATGGGTGACCTGCCGCTCGCCGGACTGAGAATCGTCGTCACGCGGCCGCGTGACCAGGCCGCGCAACTGGCGCGTTCGATCGAACAGGCGGGCGGCATACCCGTACTGTTCCCGTTGCTGGAGATCGGCCCGGCGAGCGACCCGCAGACCTTGCAGGAGCAGATCGCGCGTTTGGCGCAATTCGACCTCGCCATTTTCATCAGCCCGAATGCCGTGCATTACGGTATGGAGGCTATCCTGGCGACCCTCGCGCGCGCTGTCGCGCCCTCCTCTCCCTCAAGCGGAGGAGGCGTTGGGGGAGAGGGGGGGCTTCTGGCATTGCCACCAGCCCTTAAAATCGCCGCAGTCGGGCAGGGCAGCGCGAAAGCGTTGCGCGAACTGGGCATCGCCCGGGTGATCGCGCCGGTCGAGCGCTTCGACAGCGAAGGCCTGCTGGCGGTGCCGGAATTGCAGGATGTTGCCGGATGGCGGGTGATGGTCTTCCGTGGCGACGGCGGTCGCGAGTTGCTGGGCGATACGCTCAGGGCGCGCGGGGCCACCGTGGAATATGCCGCGTGTTACCGGCGCAGCAAGTCGCAACAGGATGCGACCGTGTTGCGGGACAGCGCGCCTGACGCGATCAGCGTGACCAGCAGCGAGGCGCTGGAACACTTGTGGAAGATGCTGGACGGGACCGCGCGGGAAGGGTTGCGCGATGTGCCACTGTTCGTGCCTCACCCGCGCATCGCCGGGTTGGCGCAGCGGCAAGGCTGGCGGCAGGTGCGGCTAACCGGCCCCGGGGACGATGGTTTACTATCCGCGCTGGCGGATTGGTCTGAAGAGCAGGGGTGA
- the hemC gene encoding hydroxymethylbilane synthase — protein MSQTAPTSPSRLVIASRESALAMWQAEHVRDRLRALYPQTQVSILGMTTQGDQILDVTLSKIGGKGLFVKELETALEDGRADLAVHSLKDVPMHLPEGFVLAAIGEREDPHDAFVSNQHENLQSLPEGSVVGTSSLRRESQLRARFPHLKIEPLRGNVQTRLRKLDEGRYAAIILAAAGLKRLGLGARIRNIISSEDSLPAVGQGALGIECRADRADVIACLQPLHHADTAACVLAERAMSRTLNGSCQVPLGGFAELREGRLWMRGFVATPDGSRMLRAEAFGDCGDPAALGIRVAEALLAQGAGEILAALNG, from the coding sequence ATGAGTCAAACAGCCCCAACTTCCCCTTCCCGTCTGGTGATCGCGTCGCGCGAAAGCGCACTGGCCATGTGGCAGGCGGAACATGTGCGCGACAGGCTGCGCGCATTATATCCGCAAACCCAGGTCAGCATATTGGGGATGACCACGCAGGGCGATCAGATCCTCGATGTCACGCTGTCCAAGATCGGCGGCAAGGGGCTGTTCGTCAAGGAGCTGGAGACCGCGCTGGAAGACGGCCGCGCCGACCTTGCGGTGCATTCGCTGAAGGATGTGCCGATGCACCTTCCGGAAGGCTTTGTGCTGGCCGCGATCGGCGAACGCGAAGATCCTCATGACGCCTTCGTGTCCAATCAGCACGAAAACCTGCAGAGCCTGCCGGAAGGCAGCGTGGTCGGTACCTCCAGCCTGCGCCGCGAGAGCCAGTTGCGCGCGCGTTTCCCGCACCTGAAGATCGAACCGTTGCGTGGCAACGTACAGACCCGTTTGCGCAAGCTGGACGAAGGCCGCTATGCGGCCATCATCCTCGCTGCTGCCGGTCTGAAACGCCTCGGGCTGGGGGCGCGCATCCGCAACATCATCTCCAGCGAGGACAGCCTGCCGGCCGTCGGGCAGGGCGCGCTGGGCATCGAATGCCGCGCCGATCGCGCCGATGTGATCGCCTGTCTGCAACCGTTGCACCATGCGGATACCGCAGCCTGCGTGCTGGCCGAACGCGCAATGAGCCGGACGCTGAACGGCAGTTGCCAGGTGCCGTTGGGCGGTTTCGCCGAACTGCGCGAGGGCCGGTTGTGGATGCGCGGCTTCGTCGCCACGCCGGACGGCTCGCGGATGTTGCGTGCCGAGGCTTTCGGCGATTGCGGCGATCCCGCCGCGCTGGGCATCCGGGTCGCCGAAGCGTTGCTCGCGCAGGGTGCGGGCGAGATCCTTGCTGCGCTCAATGGGTGA